CAGACCATAAAATCCTTGAAAAATTTATAACACTTTATTGGGGTGGAGAACCTTTAATCGTCCATGGCAAAAAATATTTTACAAAAGATTTAGAAGGATATTTAGCGTTTAACAACGAAGAATGTATCGCGTTTTTGCTTTTTGAACGCCAAAAAATTAATTGGGAAATCATTGTGTTTGAATCTTTCTCTAAATTTTCAGGCATTGGCACAAAATTACTTAATGCTTTATTCGGTGAAGCCCAAAAAAACAATTGCCCTCAAATTCATGTCATGACAACAAATGATAATTTGGATGCTTTGCGTTTTTATCAGCGTCGTGGCTTTGTGTTATCAGGCATCTTTCTTGACGTGGTTGATTATGCACGTAGCTTAAAACCCAGCATCCCAGCTTTAGGCGATTACGATATTCCAATTCGTGATGAATTAATGCTTGTTTATAGATTTTAATCAAAAATT
The sequence above is drawn from the Alphaproteobacteria bacterium genome and encodes:
- a CDS encoding GNAT family N-acetyltransferase, which encodes MNNIIIRPKTNSDHKILEKFITLYWGGEPLIVHGKKYFTKDLEGYLAFNNEECIAFLLFERQKINWEIIVFESFSKFSGIGTKLLNALFGEAQKNNCPQIHVMTTNDNLDALRFYQRRGFVLSGIFLDVVDYARSLKPSIPALGDYDIPIRDELMLVYRF